One genomic window of Anthonomus grandis grandis chromosome 3, icAntGran1.3, whole genome shotgun sequence includes the following:
- the LOC126733794 gene encoding L-aminoadipate-semialdehyde dehydrogenase-phosphopantetheinyl transferase — translation MSKPGVRWCFNISKWSPTYQELLLAVSCIQTEEKIRLNKFYFNKDFKYSLIGRLMMRKFVSENCQMDYSAVKFIRDEHGRPLLENSELNVSFNVSHQGDYTVFVGECDSMALGVDVMKLEYTGGKSLHEFFRVMKRNFSTEEWKQVYAMKTKQEQIGRFCRLWSLKEAYTKAVGVGITMKLDDLTFTPVKDLSKDHYVDDTRLEVEGKYMQNWKFQEILIDDEHCVSIATNQEVDKLEFKEISFKELMENAKGFLPQDESYCLEYFKKPNKSF, via the coding sequence atGTCAAAACCTGGAGTCAGATGGTGctttaatatatcaaaatggTCTCCCACATACCAGGAACTATTGCTAGCAGTTAGCTGCATTCAAACAGAAGAAAAAATTAGGCttaacaagttttattttaacaaagaCTTCAAATATTCCCTTATAGGCAGACTAATGATGAGAAAATTTGTATCTGAAAACTGTCAGATGGACTATAGTGCAGTGAAATTTATCAGAGATGAACATGGGCGTCCTTTGCTTGAAAATAGTGAATTAAATGTTAGTTTTAATGTATCCCATCAGGGGGACTATACAGTGTTTGTTGGAGAGTGTGACTCTATGGCTTTAGGGGTTGATGTTATGAAACTAGAGTACACTGGTGGGAAAAGTTTACATGAGTTTTTTAGAGTGATGAAGAGGAATTTCTCAACTGAAGAGTGGAAGCAGGTTTATGCCATGAAAACTAAACAGGAACAAATTGGGAGATTTTGCAGGCTGTGGTCACTTAAGGAGGCATATACTAAAGCAGTTGGTGTTGGGATAACTATGAAGTTAGATGATTTGACCTTTACACCAGTAAAAGATTTGTCTAAGGACCATTATGTGGATGATACAAGGCTTGAGGTGGAAGGAAAATATATGCAAAATTGGAAGtttcaagaaatattaataGATGATGAACATTGTGTTTCAATTGCCACTAATCAGGAGGTGGATAAACTGGAGTTTAAGGAAATTTCATTTAAGGAACTTATGGAAAATGCTAAAGGGTTTTTGCCACAGGATGAAAGTTATTGTTTGGAGTATTTTAAGAAGCCTAATAAGTCTTTTTAA